One candidate division WOR-3 bacterium genomic window, TATAAGTTCGTTCAATCCTTATTGCCAGAGCGATCTCTTTCAATTTCCTGAGCAAGGTTTTTTCTTGAGTGAGAAACATGTTTCTTGCAAGTTGCATGGTGATGGTGCTAAATCCCTGGGCCGCGCGGAGACGGAGAAGGTTTTGAAACAGAGCGCGAAATATTCCTTTCATGTCTACGCCCCAGTGCTTATAAAACGATTTATCTTCAATGCAAATAAATCCTTTCTTGAGATACTCGGGCATATCCTTTAAACTCGCCAGTTCTCGCCTTTCGATGAAAAATTCGGCAAAAAGACTGTCCTGGTCGTCATAAACTTTCGTTGCGACAGGCGGGGTATAAAATGATATAGCTTCGGAGGGTGGCAGATCGTGGACCACCTGAATATATAATCCAAGGAGAAAACCGGCACATAATGGACCAAGAATTATAAATATCCATTTTAAACGATGGGTTCTTTTCTTTTCAGCGGAGGGCATTTTCGGTTTGACCATCAAATAAATAGATTTTCTCCGGAGGCATCCGAAGAATCAGTATCTCATCAATCTTGGGTTTATAAAAAGAAGGCACTTTTGCTTGGATGGTGAGATTGTTTATTTTGCCGTATACATAAATTTCTTCGCCCACAGGTTCGATAATTTCAACTTTTATTTTAAATTCAATCCCTGGGCCATCCGTGAAATCATTGGGTCGGAATCCCATTATCACTTCCCGGTCCTTGAAGCGGGCAAAATCTTGATTAAGAGGGAGGGTGAACTCCTTATTGATAAATTTAACTGAATCCCGGTCTTCCCTGATAACCCCACTAAGAAAATTCATCGGGGGTGTGCCGATGAAACCCGCTACAAACTTATTGGCAGGTTTTCGGTAGAGGGTCAAAGGATCGCTGATCTGCTGAATTCTACCATTGTTCATCACCACCACCTTTTCGCCCAGAGTCATTGCTTCCACCTGGTCATGGGTGACATAGATTATGGTAGCACCCAATGCCCGGTGCAAACGCGCTAGTTCGCCGCGCATTTGAACGCGCAATTTGGCATCAAGATTGGAAAGAGGTTCATCAAATAAAAATAATTTGGGATTGCGCACGATTGCCCGGCCCAAGGCTACCCTTTGACGTTGTCCCCCCGATAATTGCCTGGGCTTACGGTCCAGTAAGTCTTTTAATCCTAAAATTTCTGCAGCCTTCAATACCCGGGCGTTAATCTCAGAATGGGGTAATCTCCGCATCCGCAGTCCGAAAGCCATATTGTCAAATACGCTCATATGTGGATAAAGGGCATAATTTTGAAAAACCATTGCTATGTCCCGTTTATCCGGAGGAACCTCATTTACACATACTTCATCAATAAATATCTTACCCCCGGAGACCTCCTCCAGCCCGGCAATCAATCTTAATATCGTAGTCTTACCGCAGCCTGAGGGACCGAGTAATACAACAAATTCCCGATGATGAACATCAAAGGTGATATCCTGAACTGCTAGGATATGCTTATCATATATCTTTGATACATTTTCCAGACGAACTTCTGCCATGAAAAAATTTTACCCGCGAGTGTCAGGAAACTTTGCAGATGATCTTTAAGAGTCGGATCAAAGTATCCCGCAAATCGGTTCGGGAAACGAGCAAGTCAATCATCCCATGTGCAAGCATAAATTCCGAACGTTGGAAACCCGGAGGTAGTTTTTCTCCAATCGTCTGTTCAATTACTCGGGGACCGGTGAATCCAATCAGGGCGCCGGGTTCGGCAATGATAATATCGCCGAGCGAGGCATAAGAAGCCATAACCCCGGCCATGGTAGGATGGGTGAGGATTGAGATATAAGGTATCCTCTCCTGAGCCAACAGTGCTAATTCTGCGGAGGTTTTGGATAGTTGCATTAACGAAAAAATCCCCTCCTGCATCCTTGCCCCACCAGAGGTAGAAACAATGATCAATGGTTTCTTCTCATTCCTTGCCAGTCTTATCGCCCTTGCCACTTTTTCTCCTACCACCGAACCCATGCTGCCTCCCATAAAGGCAAAATCCATCGTCGCAAAGATTACGGGAATCCCACCTATCCGTGCCCGCCCATAGATTAAACCGTCTTTCAACTTGGTCGCCTGCTGTGCCGCCTTTAATTTCTTTTTATACTCGGGAAAATCAAGGGGATCAAGTGGTTCCATATCGGCATCCAATTCTTCTAATGATCCATCATCTAATAGGAGCGAAATATAATCCCGAGATCCAATGCGAAAATGAAAATTACACTTTGGACAGATCCATAACTTTTTCTCCAATTCACTCCGGTAAAGGATCTCTCCGCAACTTTCACATTTTACCCACAAACCTTCCGGTAAATCCAATTTTTCTTCTGGTTTTGCCTGGACCTTTTTCTTAAACCACATAAAAATTTACTCCCTTAATAATCGTTCGGCAATCTGGACCGCATTCAGCGCCGCCCCTTTTCGGATATTGTCAGCCACAATCCACATTGCCAAACCATTTTCAAAGGCAAAATCTTTGCGTATTCGTCCCACAAAGACCTCGTCCTTACCCGCAACCTCAATCGGCATTGGATATTCTTCATCTTTATCACACAATACCACACCCGGTGCGCTCTTAAGTATTTCCTTCGCTTCTGCAACCGAGATAGAACTCTCAAATTCCACACTTACTGCTTCACTGTGACCGTAAAAGACTGGAATGCGCACACAGGTAGGGCTCACCAGAATGTTTGGTTCATCTAAGATTTTTCGGGTTTCGTTAATCATCTTCATCTCTTCACTGGTATAACCCTGTTCATTGAAACGACCAATCTGGGGAATGATATTAGCACCGATTGGATGGGGGAAAACACTGTCTTCAAATTTCGGAATCTCTTGTCCTACTGCCAGGTATTCAAGTTCTAACCTTAATTCTTCAACAGCATCCCGTCCATATCCGGAAACTGACTGGTAGGTAGCAACGAAGATTCTCCTAATCTTCGCTTTTTTGTGGAGGGGATAGAGAGGAACAAGCATCTGAATTGTAGAACAGTTGGGATTGGCGATAATTCCTTTGTGTTCTTTTATTTTATGGGGATTGATCTCAGGAACGATGAGCGGCACTTCAGGGTCCAACCGGAAGGCTGGAGAATTATCAATGACTATACTATTTTTTTGGAATTTAGGCACGATCTCTCGGGACAGGGTCTCATCAAGACAACCGAAGACAATATCTACCTCGCCGATGTATGTTTCGTAATCCGCCGACACCTCATACTCTCGATCCCGAAACTTTATCGTCGTTCCTTCGCTTTTTTCTGAAGCAAAAAGATATAAATCGGCGACCGGAAAATTTCGCTGTTCTAAGATTTTAACAACCTCTTGACCTACTAAGCCCGTCGCACCAAGGATTAAGACTTTTTTCATAGATTTATTATACTCAATTAACCCCGTCCGTCAAGGAGAAAGGATTAGAATCTTATCCGGTATTGATATTGGAGACTGTATTCACCGGTTTCATCACGTTTTATCCAGATTTGATTCCGGTCATCAATGAAATATTCCACATTAAATTCATTGGAAAAAGTAGTGATATCGTAGGTGTAAGTGATAAAAAGATTTCTTGAGATATATTTTCCCACCGTCACCCTGGTTTTCTCCTGAGGTTCAAAGAGTGGTGCTTCAATCCGGAAATAGTCTAAACCAGTATAGGTCCGAAAGCGCCGGGAGACATCGCTTTCCAGATATGCCCAAACTGCCCGTGGTAATACCCGGCCTATATATTCTCCCTGTTTCATAGATTCAATCTCACGCCAGGTGATGTTTAAATTCAAAAAGGTTAAAATATCCTGTTCGCTATACCGGGGGGGTTCAGAGAAAA contains:
- a CDS encoding aspartate-semialdehyde dehydrogenase; amino-acid sequence: MKKVLILGATGLVGQEVVKILEQRNFPVADLYLFASEKSEGTTIKFRDREYEVSADYETYIGEVDIVFGCLDETLSREIVPKFQKNSIVIDNSPAFRLDPEVPLIVPEINPHKIKEHKGIIANPNCSTIQMLVPLYPLHKKAKIRRIFVATYQSVSGYGRDAVEELRLELEYLAVGQEIPKFEDSVFPHPIGANIIPQIGRFNEQGYTSEEMKMINETRKILDEPNILVSPTCVRIPVFYGHSEAVSVEFESSISVAEAKEILKSAPGVVLCDKDEEYPMPIEVAGKDEVFVGRIRKDFAFENGLAMWIVADNIRKGAALNAVQIAERLLRE
- the accD gene encoding acetyl-CoA carboxylase, carboxyltransferase subunit beta, with the protein product MWFKKKVQAKPEEKLDLPEGLWVKCESCGEILYRSELEKKLWICPKCNFHFRIGSRDYISLLLDDGSLEELDADMEPLDPLDFPEYKKKLKAAQQATKLKDGLIYGRARIGGIPVIFATMDFAFMGGSMGSVVGEKVARAIRLARNEKKPLIIVSTSGGARMQEGIFSLMQLSKTSAELALLAQERIPYISILTHPTMAGVMASYASLGDIIIAEPGALIGFTGPRVIEQTIGEKLPPGFQRSEFMLAHGMIDLLVSRTDLRDTLIRLLKIICKVS
- the ugpC gene encoding sn-glycerol-3-phosphate ABC transporter ATP-binding protein UgpC, producing the protein MAEVRLENVSKIYDKHILAVQDITFDVHHREFVVLLGPSGCGKTTILRLIAGLEEVSGGKIFIDEVCVNEVPPDKRDIAMVFQNYALYPHMSVFDNMAFGLRMRRLPHSEINARVLKAAEILGLKDLLDRKPRQLSGGQRQRVALGRAIVRNPKLFLFDEPLSNLDAKLRVQMRGELARLHRALGATIIYVTHDQVEAMTLGEKVVVMNNGRIQQISDPLTLYRKPANKFVAGFIGTPPMNFLSGVIREDRDSVKFINKEFTLPLNQDFARFKDREVIMGFRPNDFTDGPGIEFKIKVEIIEPVGEEIYVYGKINNLTIQAKVPSFYKPKIDEILILRMPPEKIYLFDGQTENALR